A genomic stretch from Helianthus annuus cultivar XRQ/B chromosome 1, HanXRQr2.0-SUNRISE, whole genome shotgun sequence includes:
- the LOC110898675 gene encoding secreted RxLR effector protein 161-like: MLSGSKLVVVLVYEDDLIITGDDKKGIEQLKRNVCVRFHMKDIGRLSHFLGLEIKYEERALILHQQKYCIDLLTRFGMLDCKPINTPMDVTAKLCADKGKELEDPTMYRKIVGSLIYLTLTRQDIAFEVGVLSRYVQNPRKPHLDAVRRVMRYVKMTLGFGIKFDGEVKLDLVGYCDADYAGDLDTRRSTTRYVFKLGRGVITWCSKRQPTISLSTTEAEYRAATMAAQEIVWLQLLLDCLAAIVTW, translated from the coding sequence ATGTTGTCTGGTTCTAAGTTGGTAGTGGTCTTAGTATATGAAGATGATCTAATAATAACCGGAGACGACAAAAAAGGGATCGAGCAACTTAAGCGTAACGTGTGTGTTAGATTTCATATGAAAGATATTGGAAGACTAAGTCATTTCTTGGGCTTAGAGATTAAGTATGAAGAGAGAGCTTTAATCCTACACCAACAAAAGTATTGTATTGATTTATTAACTCGTTTCGGCATGTTAGACTGCAAGCCAATTAACACACCTATGGATGTCACGGCTAAACTTTGTGCTGACAAAGGGAAGGAGCTAGAAGATCCTACAATGTACCGGAAAATTGTGGGAAGCCTAATATATTTAACGTTAACAAGGCAGGATATAGCATTTGAAGTAGGAGTGCTGAGCCGATACGTGCAAAATCCCAGGAAACCACATCTTGATGCAGTCAGAAGAGTTATGAGGTATGTGAAAATGACTCTTGGATTTGGAATTAAATTTGATGGAGAAGTGAAGCTGGATTTGGTGGGATATTGTGACGCGGATTACGCGGGAGACTTGGACACAAGGAGGTCGACTACCAGGTACGTGTTTAAGTTAGGCCGAGGAGTAATAACGTGGTGTAGTAAAAGGCAACCAACTATTTCGTTGTCTACAACCGAAGCGGAGTATCGGGCGGCCACTATGGCAGCTCAAGAGATTGTTTGGCTGCAATTGTTACTTGATTGTTTGGCTGCAATTGTTACTTGGTGA